Proteins from one Ricinus communis isolate WT05 ecotype wild-type chromosome 9, ASM1957865v1, whole genome shotgun sequence genomic window:
- the LOC8287521 gene encoding ABC transporter G family member 10 — MELPVKSPINGGWKSSYRLETIELSYMLCSKFDELNWSCFGRTIHGARNKFILKDVCCEARPGEVTAIAGPSGAGKTTLLEILAGRVSCGEVSDRVLVNNKPMDAKQFRRLSGYVTQNDALFPLLTVRETLMYSALLRLPGGRKEAANRVKRLMKELGLDHVADSRIGEGSDSGISGGERRRVSIGVDLVHDPDVVLIDEPTSGLDSASALHVVTLLKSMAVHQCKTIILTIHQPGSRILELFDRIVLLCNGFVMHNDSLHLLEERLKFVGHYIPRHVNVLEFAIDVIESLDVQHSASLKLHEDNSMMKIAASKFHKEKLHSYPNSVSEEVLILGERFCSNIFRTKQLFATRVIQALVAGLVLGTIFLNVGNKTGHAALQTLIGFFAFSLTFLLSSTTEGLPIFLQERRILMRETSRGAYRICSYVLSNTFIFLPFLLMVGLLYSTPVYWLVGLRRDIDGFLYYCLVVWMVLLMSNSFVACFSALVPNFIMGTSVIAGLMGSFFLFSGYFISKKSIPSYWIFMHYLSLFKYPFECFLINEYGGEQGSRRCLEFDHKGGCNLNGSGFLRQQDLKESQKWSNLGVMLGFIVGYRVLCYLILWYRYYRNR; from the coding sequence ATGGAATTACCTGTGAAGTCACCGATTAACGGTGGCTGGAAAAGTTCATATAGACTAGAAACAATAGAATTATCCTACATGTTGTGCAGCAAGTTTGATGAACTGAATTGGAGTTGTTTTGGTAGGACAATACATGGAGCTCGTAATAAGTTCATTCTGAAAGACGTGTGCTGTGAAGCTAGGCCTGGAGAGGTTACTGCCATTGCTGGTCCTAGTGGAGCAGGGAAAACCACATTGCTAGAGATTCTTGCCGGAAGGGTCTCCTGTGGCGAAGTGTCTGATCGAGTTCTTGTAAATAACAAGCCTATGGATGCAAAACAATTTAGACGATTATCCGGGTATGTCACTCAAAATGATGCCTTATTTCCATTACTAACAGTCCGAGAAACACTCATGTATAGTGCACTTCTAAGACTACCAGGAGGGAGGAAAGAAGCTGCTAATAGAGTGAAACGACTAATGAAGGAACTTGGACTTGACCATGTTGCCGATTCAAGAATCGGAGAGGGATCAGACTCGGGCATTTCAGGTGGTGAAAGGCGAAGAGTTTCAATTGGAGTTGATTTAGTTCATGACCCGGATGTTGTTTTGATCGACGAACCAACTTCAGGTCTGGATTCAGCCTCGGCTCTTCATGTAGTTACTCTGCTCAAATCAATGGCAGTTCATCAATGTAAGACCATCATTTTAACAATCCATCAACCTGGTTCTCGAATACTCGAGCTGTTTGATAGGATTGTTTTGCTTTGCAATGGATTTGTTATGCATAATGATTCGTTGCATCTCCTGGAAGAGAGGCTTAAGTTTGTCGGTCATTACATTCCTCGGCATGTCAATGTTCTTGAATTTGCCATTGATGTCATAGAAAGCTTGGATGTACAACATTCTGCATCTCTCAAGCTACATGAGGATAACAGTATGATGAAGATTGCGGCCTCCAAATTTCATAAAGAGAAGCTTCATTCTTATCCTAATTCTGTATCTGAGGAGGTTCTGATATTAGGAGAAAGATTTTGCAGCAACATTTTCAGGACCAAGCAACTATTTGCCACTAGAGTAATACAAGCATTAGTGGCTGGATTGGTGCTTGGAACTATATTCTTGAATGTTGGAAATAAAACAGGACATGCTGCTTTGCAAACTCTGATCGGGTTTTTCGCCTTCAGTCTAACTTTCTTGCTATCTTCCACCACAGAAGGATTGCCAATTTTCCTGCAAGAGAGAAGAATACTAATGCGAGAGACTTCAAGAGGAGCTTATAGAATTTGCTCTTATGTTTTATCAAACACTTTCATCTTTCTGCCTTTCCTTTTAATGGTGGGTCTTCTCTACTCCACACCAGTTTATTGGCTAGTTGGATTAAGGAGGGATATTGatggatttctttactattgTCTAGTGGTGTGGATGGTGCTTCTGATGTCAAATTCTTTTGTAGCATGTTTCAGTGCATTGGTCCCTAACTTCATCATGGGCACATCAGTGATTGCAGGGCTAATgggttctttctttctattctCTGGGTACTTTATATCAAAGAAGAGTATCCCTAGTTACTGGATTTTCATGCATTATTTGAGTTTATTTAAGTACCCATTCGAGTGTTTCTTGATAAATGAGTACGGAGGAGAGCAAGGCAGCAGAAGGTGCTTAGAATTTGATCATAAAGGGGGTTGCAATTTGAATGGAAGTGGGTTCTTAAGGCAGCAAGATCTAAAAGAGTCACAAAAATGGAGCAATTTAGGTGTAATGTTGGGTTTTATTGTTGGGTATAGAGTGctatgttatttaattttgtggTATAGATACTATAGAAACCGATGA
- the LOC8287522 gene encoding release factor glutamine methyltransferase isoform X1: MKLSCSTLCVSHIPSLCATICRRPICFSSLKIQNPLFLRPPVYSTSLSELNKWQQWAKHLASSVGSSFVNLDNGPDSTLLCRELKWLIEDSLEDHSLIPQLCIQNNFRNVKLRASLDELYSLWRQRIEERKPFQYIVGCEHWRDFVLSVQEGVLIPRPETELIIDLVKGAVLNNEELSEGLWADLGTGSGALAIGISKILGPQGRVIATDLSPVAASVATYNVQRYDLQVILSNGMVEVRKGSWFEPLNDVEGKLAGVVSNPPYIPSDDISGLQAEVGRHEPRIALDGGISGMDDLLHLTNGAASILKPGGFFAFETNGEKQCKFLLHHMENECSGCFFNVNIVSDCAGIQRFLTGFRQ; this comes from the exons ATGAAGCTTAGCTGCTCTACTTTGTGTGTCTCGCATATACCATCTCTCTGTGCCACTATCTGCCGCAGACccatttgtttttcttcacTGAAAATCCAAAACCCACTCTTCTTAAGGCCACCCGTGTACTCAACCTCTCTATCAGAACTTAATAAATGGCAGCAGTGGGCCAAGCACCTTGCTTCCTCAGTTGGGTCCTCATTTGTCAACTTAGACAATGGCCCGGACTCCACTCTCCTTTGTAGAGAACTCAAGTGGCTCATAGAAGACTCACTTGAGGACCATTCACTGATTCCTCAATTGTGcattcaaaataatttcagAAATGTAAAGCTAAGGGCGTCTTTAGATGAACTTTATAGTCTTTGGAGGCAGAGAATTGAAGAGAGGAAACCTTTTCAGTATATTGTTGGATGTGAGCATTGGCGGGATTTCGTGTTGAGCGTTCAAGAAGGAGTTCTGATTCCAAGGCCTGAAACTGAACTTATTATTGATTTGGTGAAAGGTGCGGTCTTGAATAATGAAGAGTTGAGCGAAGGTTTATGGGCAGATTTGGGAACTGGTAGCGGTGCTCTTGCCATTGGCATTTCCAAGATTCTGGGGCCTCAGGGACGAGTAATTGCCACAGATTTAAGCCCAGTTGCAGCTTCAGTGGCCACTTATAATGTCCAGAGATATGACTTACAGGTTATTTTGTCTAAT GGTATGGTTGAGGTAAGGAAAGGATCTTGGTTTGAACCATTAAATGATGTTGAAGGAAAACTTGCTGGTGTTGTGAGTAACCCCCCCTACATACCAAGTGATGATATTTCTGGGCTACAAGCTGAAGTTGGTCGACATGAGCCAAGGATTGCATTAGATGGTGGTATTAGTGGCATGGATGATCTTCTTCACCTTACCAATGGAGCTGCTTCCATTTTGAAACCTGGGGGTTTCTTTGCTTTTGAG ACAAATGGTGAGAAGCAATGCAAGTTTCTTTTACATCACATGGAAAATGAATGTTCTGGCTGTTTCTTCAATGTGAACATAGTATCCGACTGTGCTG
- the LOC8287522 gene encoding release factor glutamine methyltransferase isoform X2 produces MKLSCSTLCVSHIPSLCATICRRPICFSSLKIQNPLFLRPPVYSTSLSELNKWQQWAKHLASSVGSSFVNLDNGPDSTLLCRELKWLIEDSLEDHSLIPQLCIQNNFRNVKLRASLDELYSLWRQRIEERKPFQYIVGCEHWRDFVLSVQEGVLIPRPETELIIDLVKGAVLNNEELSEGLWADLGTGSGALAIGISKILGPQGRVIATDLSPVAASVATYNVQRYDLQGMVEVRKGSWFEPLNDVEGKLAGVVSNPPYIPSDDISGLQAEVGRHEPRIALDGGISGMDDLLHLTNGAASILKPGGFFAFETNGEKQCKFLLHHMENECSGCFFNVNIVSDCAGIQRFLTGFRQ; encoded by the exons ATGAAGCTTAGCTGCTCTACTTTGTGTGTCTCGCATATACCATCTCTCTGTGCCACTATCTGCCGCAGACccatttgtttttcttcacTGAAAATCCAAAACCCACTCTTCTTAAGGCCACCCGTGTACTCAACCTCTCTATCAGAACTTAATAAATGGCAGCAGTGGGCCAAGCACCTTGCTTCCTCAGTTGGGTCCTCATTTGTCAACTTAGACAATGGCCCGGACTCCACTCTCCTTTGTAGAGAACTCAAGTGGCTCATAGAAGACTCACTTGAGGACCATTCACTGATTCCTCAATTGTGcattcaaaataatttcagAAATGTAAAGCTAAGGGCGTCTTTAGATGAACTTTATAGTCTTTGGAGGCAGAGAATTGAAGAGAGGAAACCTTTTCAGTATATTGTTGGATGTGAGCATTGGCGGGATTTCGTGTTGAGCGTTCAAGAAGGAGTTCTGATTCCAAGGCCTGAAACTGAACTTATTATTGATTTGGTGAAAGGTGCGGTCTTGAATAATGAAGAGTTGAGCGAAGGTTTATGGGCAGATTTGGGAACTGGTAGCGGTGCTCTTGCCATTGGCATTTCCAAGATTCTGGGGCCTCAGGGACGAGTAATTGCCACAGATTTAAGCCCAGTTGCAGCTTCAGTGGCCACTTATAATGTCCAGAGATATGACTTACAG GGTATGGTTGAGGTAAGGAAAGGATCTTGGTTTGAACCATTAAATGATGTTGAAGGAAAACTTGCTGGTGTTGTGAGTAACCCCCCCTACATACCAAGTGATGATATTTCTGGGCTACAAGCTGAAGTTGGTCGACATGAGCCAAGGATTGCATTAGATGGTGGTATTAGTGGCATGGATGATCTTCTTCACCTTACCAATGGAGCTGCTTCCATTTTGAAACCTGGGGGTTTCTTTGCTTTTGAG ACAAATGGTGAGAAGCAATGCAAGTTTCTTTTACATCACATGGAAAATGAATGTTCTGGCTGTTTCTTCAATGTGAACATAGTATCCGACTGTGCTG